CTTCTTGTGGGCATTTTCCACCATGATGATGGCGGCGTCCACCATGGCGCCGATGGCGATAGCGATGCCTGAAAGGCTCATGACATTAGACGTTACACCCAGATAATACATGCTGATAAAGGCCATGAGAATGGCGATAGGCAGTGTAAGAATGACCACAAGGGCACTGGGCAAATGGAAAAGAAAGACCAGGCAGACCACACTCACTGCTATGATCAGTTTGATAATCTCCTCTTTGAGCGTGGACATGGATCGCATAATGAGATCCGAACGATCGTAAGTTGTGACGATTTTTACGCCTTTGGGAAGACTGGGTGTAATATCTTTGTCGATTTTTTCCTTAACCCGCTCGATAACATTCAAGACATTTTCACCGGAACGGACAATCACAATGCCACCGGCTACTTCACCCCGGCCGTCCAATTCCGCAAGCCCTCTGCGGATTTCCGGCCCCAGTTGAATACGGGCCACATCCTTTAAATAGATTGGTGTTCCGCCTGCACTCGCGCCCACGGCGATATTTTCCAAATCTTGAAGGCCTTTCACATATCCCCGTCCGCGGATCATATATTCGACGCCGGACAGTTCCAAAACGCGCCCTTCCACGTCACGGTTGCTCTTTTTGACGGCCTCCATGACCTTTGTTATAGGAATGTTATACGCGTTCAGGCGGTTGGGATCGATGGTGATCTGGTACTGTTTTACAAAGCCGCCGATGCTGGCCACCTGGGAAACGCCGGGCACACTTTCAAGACCGAGTTTGAGAAGATAGTCCTGGATGCTCCGAAGTTCGGAGAGGTCATGTCCCCCCGTTTCATCAACGACGGCATAAGAAAAGCCCCATCCCAAACTGGTGGCATCGGGACCGAGAACCGGGTTGACATCGGCGGGTATTTTATTTTTTACCGCTTGCAGGTATTCCAGAATACGGCTTCTGGCCCAATAGATATCCGTTCCCTCTTTAAAAATGACGTAGATGAAGGAACTGCCTAAAAATGAATAGCCGCGCACGGCCTGGACTTTCGGCGCGGCCAGCAATGTGGAGGTGATCGGATAGGTAATCTGATCTTCCACCAGATCAGGGCTGCGCCCCGTCCATTCCGTATAAATGATTACTTGCGTATCACTCAGATCCGGAAGAGCATCAAGAGGCGTGTGCTTCAAGGCCCAGAGTCCCCAGATAATGGCCAGGGCCATCATCAGAAAGACTGCAAATTTATTCCGGCCGCTAAATTCGATTATTTTGGCGATCATAGAAAGACCTTATTATTTTATTTAGGGTTAGACAGTGGTTTGATCCCTTTAAGTTGTGCTTCGGAATCGATCAGGAAATTAGCCGAAGAGGCCACCTTTTCTCCCGCCTTCAGGCCACGCAGGACTTCAACAGCACCATCAGCCCTGAGCCCCGTCCGGATCTCGCGGGGTTCAAAAAAACCATTTCCCCGGTCCACATAGACCACTTGGCCCTTACCCGTATCCATAACAGCCGAATCAGGGATCATAAGCTTTCTTCCCATATCGATACGGATTTCCACATTGGTAAACATTTGCGGTTTCAAAGCACCTCCCGGATTGGAAAGGGTTAAACGCACTTTAGCAGTTCGTGTTTCCGCGGAAAAGACGGGATAAATAAAATCGATTCGCGATGCCCATTCCTGACCCGGAAAATAGCTGAGGGTAATCTTCACGGGCTGCCCCACGCGCACGGCTGACAGCTCATATTCATAGATATCGGCAACGATCCAGATGCGTGACAGATCGGCCACGTCGAAGAGTTTTTCTCCCGGCATAACCTTCATCCCCTGAATTGCCATTTTCTGGGTGATATAACCGCTGGCCGGGCTATAAAGGGTAAGGGTACGGACAGGCTGTCCCGTCTCCTCGATCTTTTTGATCTGCTTCTCCGAGATGTCCCAGAGACGGAGCCGTTGCCTTGCCGCTTCCAGGGTGACTGTGGCATCCTTTTCCAGCATCTGCTTCATGACGGAAACCGGCTCTGGTGTATCTGCTTTAGCGTCATGATTATGACCGGCCTGCTTTGTTGGGGTTGCTTGCTTTCCCGCCCATTTTTTTGTATTGATGAATTCCTGTTGTGTGGCCAGGAGTTCCGGACTGAAGATTTCCGCCAGGGGCTCACCTTTCTTTACATAACGTCCTGTGTAATCCACGTAAAGTTTCTCAATCCAACCTTCTATTTTTGTATTAACAGTGGCCTGTTTTCTTTCGTCAATTTCAATTCGCCCCACGGTCCGAATGGTTTTCTGAATGGGTTTGACGGTTACCGCAACGGTCTTGACACCGATACGCTGTTGCAGTTCCGGTGCAATCTCAACCTGAGGTGCTTCCTGCACTGCTTGCGCCGGTTGCTGTACCTGAGAAGGAGCTTTCGGCTGAGGCGCAGCGGCTTTGGGCTTGGCGACGGCAGGTGCCGCCGGTGGTGGCGCAGAGTGTCCTGCATGCCCCTGAGCATGAAGTGTCACAGGAATCACAGATAAGATGGCGATAAGCATTATTGCAATAAATCTCATTTCTTTTCACCTCCTGACTTCGAATCCAGGCCTGCTGTAACAGCATGGAGACGGGCAATGGCCTTTTGTCTTTCTGTAAACTGCGTCCAGTATTGTGTCTCGTATTCCAGCAGAGTCTTCAGCCTGGAAAGGACAACGATAGCTTCCGTCCTTCCGGTGGCATATCCTGAAAGAGCCAAATCCACATCCTGGGTATTTTTGGGAATCAGACCGTTTTTGTATAGCTCCATCAGGGTATCGGCCGATCTGATCATAGACATATTGTCCCTGATTGCCGCCGTGATCATAAGTTTTGCCGCTTCCAACTCCTGCTTCGCCTGCACATGGCCTGCCTTTGCTTCGGAAAGAGCCGGCTTCTGTTTCGTAAAGAAATAGATTGGAATGTTAATGGTCGATGTCAGGCTCCACATGTCCATGAAATCGCCCGTCCGCTTGTAATAGTTGGCATTGACGCTGAAGTCCGGAAAGAATTCTTTTTTGGCCATCCTGACCTTGGTTTCCGCTGCTTCAATCATCTTGCCCCGGGATTTAATCTCGGGTGAATGGCTGAGCGCCATTTGGACAGCTTCTTCAGCTTTGAAAAAAAATGGTTCATAGGATGGATTACCGGGCCGTCCCAGTGTCGCACCCCCATCTCTGCCGATCGCTGCTTTAAGCATAGCTTCGAGGGACTCGATCTTCTGTCTGAACATTGCCTCTTTTTCCAGAAGCATGTATTTTTCGGTCTGAGCCATCAGCACTTCCTGCTGCATGCCTTTCCCCGCACTGTAACGGACGATGGCCAACTCTTCGACGCGAGCGAAGAGAACCTGCCGCTCTCTCAGGAGGTCGATATTTTTGTAGGCCAGAAACAGATCCAGGTAAAGCTCCCGGACACGAGAGACCGTCCGGAGTTTCAGGAGTTCCAGCATGGCTTCCTGGCTTTCGGCATCCCTCAGGGCCATTTCCCCTTTCAAGGCGCGCTTGCCGGGGAAAAGGAATTGCTGCGTTGCCCCGAACATCCACTGCGCGCCTTGTTCCTCGCCATAGGTATAACGGTTGAAGCCCTCGTTCTGGTAACCGAACATGAGCATGGGATCGGGCAGACTCTTTGCCTGAGGAATGCGCTGCTTTGCTCCGTCGATTCTGGATCCGAAAGCCTGGATTTCCGGATTGTTTTTCAGAGCCTCGTTAACAAGATCATCCAGCTTCAGATCCTGGGCAAAGGCGGACCCGGCAAGCAAAAGCAAGCCGAGTAACGCCATACCAAGCTTTGATAGACTATTTAACATCCACATTGAGTTTCACCGATTGCGTCTTTCCGCCCCTCGTGATTTTGACTGCTACCGACCAGGGACCCGACATGGAGAAATTCAGAGTCGCCACGTAACGATTGCCCTTCAAAGTGGCATCCGTTTTATAGTTCATTGCCGGCATACCGGGCATGGCGGGCATGCCATAATCAATTACTACTGCTGCATCCGTGACATCCTTCCCCGCTCCATCTTTAATCACAACTGCAACATTATTATTACCCGTTACCGGCGGATTCTTATCAATCCCTACCTGAACGGTGTAATCACCGGCCTTCTTCGTCATCTCATAATCTTTGGCATAGGCTGTAATACTGACGGCCAACAGCACCATTACAGCCAAAAATAAAGTAGCTCGCTTCATGGTTTTCATTCCTCCTGATTTCTTGATTTATTCTTAAGTCAACACAGATTAGTAAATTGTTTCCCGACGACTAAAAATTTATTCTAATGCATGTTTTCCGTAAGTCAAGTTTATAAATGTCATTTAACCTTTAAATTCATACTTGAAGGTTGTTTGCCCCTTTCCTTCCTGTCCTTCTACTTTTATGACAATCTGATAGGTGCCCTTTTCCGATGGGGTGAAAGATTCGCCGTAATGATCTCCGCACCACGGCGCCTTGCCTGTTTTTTCCTTGCCTGACGGGGTAATAATCGTAATGGTAACATCGGCGTCCTTAACAGTTTCCTTGGATGCCAGAGACTTAATCATCACCATGATCGCCTGACTTTGTTTGGCGTCGTAGGTGTCCGGCACGGGATTACCCTTCATGCCCTGCATATGGACATGCATGCCCATATCCATGACGTCCAGAGAAACTCTCAGTCCCTGAATATCAGCCACCTGAACAGGCCTGTCCGCCATAGACATTTGATGGGACATGCCTTGATGTTCCATCTTGGCGGCAGGGGCCGCGCCATGATTGTGGTTGTGTTGCGCCTCAGCCATACCGTAACTTAAAATAACGGATGCCGCCAAGACAACAATTCCTTGCATAATTTTCGTTGATTTTAACATCGATCTTCTCCTTCAAAATAAATTTTTAAGTATCCTCAACTGCCTTCTAGGCAGACTTGTCGGCAATAGATATCTAGTGCGACATACCGTGATGTTTCGTGTTTGCGGCTGGTGCCGCGCCATGATCATGGTCGCGTTGCGTCTCTCCCATGGCGCAACCTAAAACAACAAAAGTCGCCAAGATAATAACTCCTAGCAATATTTTACGTAAATTAAACATCGATCTTCTCCTTTATTGGTTATAGTTATACGTTAATTTTATAATCAGCTTGGTCCAATTATTCCAATTTAAGTGTTGTGTCGCATGTCTTGCTGTTCCGATATGTGTATATCTTGCCAGTTGCTTTCTTCCCCCGGGCACTTACGGATATGATAATTTCCTGGTCCCGCGGCAACCAGAGATCAAAAAAACCGGTTGACGGCGTTTTAAAAGTTTTATCAATCACGGTTTTGCCTTCCGCGGTGATGGCCAAGACTTTTAGAGGAACGTTTTTCAGTTCTGCATCGCATTTTGACATATAATGAGTCGCACATTTATGAGTTGTGTTAATGTATGGTGCGATGGATACAACCATTTGATCATCCGGCAGAGGCACACTGATGGTTTTGCCGTCTTTGAACTTAAAATTGACCGCATCGGGAGTCACGAAACTGGTAATATCCGGATTCCTTTGCCGCCATTTATTGGCAAGTTCCATTGCCTGCTTGCCATCTATGCCTTTAAGTTCATCCAATAATTTCTGGTCCTGACCACTAACCGGCGAGGTTGTGCCATAATCATGATTGTGCTGCGCGAAGACCAGACCAGACATCAAAGTCATGGAAATGGTCAACATGATAATCCATGGTATATTTTTTCTTTGATTAAACATCATTTTCCCCTTTAAGTTCTATTGTGTAAATTGTCCGAACAAATTTGCTTCGTTTCATCTTGCAAAACGATATTAGCTCTAATTACAAAAGGCATGCCAAATTTAATACACTGTAACTATTAGCTATTTTATCAGGAAGAGCAACAAGCTGTAGAATAGTCTACATTGCATCTGAATATTCTCCAGTCCGTTAAGGATAAGACTGGTCAGTTGAAGGCCTTCCCGACAGCCTGATTCAATCTATCGCGATTAAATGGCTTGGTTATATAGTCACAGGCGCCAAGCTTCATGGCCGCAGCAATATTTTCCGCCGTTCCAAAGGCCGTTATCACGATGACCCGCATACTGGGGCGGACTTTCTTGATAGCCTGAAGGAGATCCAAGCCGCTCATGCCGCTCATCTTCACATCCGTGATGATCAGATCGGGATTCTGTTCACGAAATACAGCAAGGCCGTCTTCGCCCGATGCCGCGGACAAGACCTGGTACCCCTCTGTTTCCAGATTATACCCCAGCACGCGCCGGCAGGAATGGTCATCATCAACAATCAGGATCTTCTTCATGGTCAGTTTTTGCCGCAAGCCTCGTCGAGAAACACCAATCCGTCTTTGACATGGATCGTCCGTGATGCAAAACGAGTTACGCCCGGGTTGTGCGTCACCATGATGATCGTCTGCCCTTCGTCATTCAAAGCGGTCAGTAAGGCCATGACACTTTCCGCTGTTTCGGTGTCGAGGTTCCCCGTAGGTTCATCGGCAAGCAGAATGGGCGGCTGATTCACAAGAGCCCGGGCAATGGCCACTCGTTCCTGCTCCCCTCCGGAAAGCTGGTCCGGAAGGCGCCTGGCCTTATTTTCCAGTCCGACGCGCTCCAGAATTTGCAGAGCTCTTTTTTGCTGTTCTTTATCTTTGATGCCGGTAACAGCCATGGGCAATTTCACGTTTTCCACAACGGTAAGGTAAGGGATAAGCTGAAAGGATTGAAAAACAATGCCCAGATATTCACTGCGGAAGTCCGCTCGTTGCTCACTGGTGAGGCCATAAACATCAAGCGTGTCCACGCAGACGCTGCCTTTCGTGGGGTGGTTGAGCCCCCCGATGACGGACAGCAATGTGCTCTTCCCGGAGCCGGACTGCCCCATGATGCCCACAAATTCGCCATCATCAACATAGAAATTCATCTCCCGGATTGCATGGACGAGCGTGTCTCCCGCCTGATAATTTTTCCCGATGCCCCGGATTTCAATCAAATGCCGATCCTGTTCCATTATTTTCTCCTATAACGCTCTCAGAGCTTCGCTGGGATCCAGCCTGCTGGCCTTGCGGGCCGGGTACAGACCGGCCACAAGGCTTAAGGAAACGCCCAGCAGAATGGAAATTCCGCCGAGGCCAAGATTCAAAATGGGTGCGCTTCCCCCCTTCAGGATCAGCGGAACCACAACCCACGTAATCATGCTTCCCCCGATAAAGCCCAGAAGTCCGGAAATAAGCCCGATGATAAATGCCTCCATCAGAACGATCTGCATGATATGGCCCTGGCGGAAACCAATGGCGCGGAAGATGCCGATCTCCCGGGTCCGCTCGTTTACAGCGCCCATCATGGTCACAAAGACCAGAAGAGCACCGATTGCGCTGACCAGCGTTGCGATGCCGTAACTGAAGGACCGGAACATCTCCACGGACTGCATCTTCGACATAACCACCTGCTCAAGAGCGGTCACACGGGCATCGGGAAACTTCTCTGCGATCTGGAGGACAATTTCCGAAACCGGACACCCGCGGCAGAAAGCGGCTATTTCCACCAGGGACACCTTGCCTTGCTTATGCAGAATTTCCTGGATTTCGTGCAGGTCTCCCATAATGATGCCGTCCTCCGATGCCCCCGTCCTCTGCAAAATCGCCGCAACCACAAATCCCCTTTTGGCGATGATGACGTTTTCCCCAGGAACCACGCGCAGCGCTTCGGCCGCGTCTGCGCCGACAATCAGTTCGTTTACCGCCGACGGGGCTTCACCGTCGAGCTGCCACCAGGTCTTCAGTGCCAGTTCGGACTTAAAATCCACCCCGACCAGAAGAACTTTCCTGTCTTTCAGGGTGGCGGTGCCGATAGTCTTGGGAGAGATGATCCCGACATTCCTGGCGTTCTCTATCTGCCGGATATCCTTCAGCCG
The genomic region above belongs to Deltaproteobacteria bacterium HGW-Deltaproteobacteria-6 and contains:
- a CDS encoding efflux RND transporter periplasmic adaptor subunit translates to MRFIAIMLIAILSVIPVTLHAQGHAGHSAPPPAAPAVAKPKAAAPQPKAPSQVQQPAQAVQEAPQVEIAPELQQRIGVKTVAVTVKPIQKTIRTVGRIEIDERKQATVNTKIEGWIEKLYVDYTGRYVKKGEPLAEIFSPELLATQQEFINTKKWAGKQATPTKQAGHNHDAKADTPEPVSVMKQMLEKDATVTLEAARQRLRLWDISEKQIKKIEETGQPVRTLTLYSPASGYITQKMAIQGMKVMPGEKLFDVADLSRIWIVADIYEYELSAVRVGQPVKITLSYFPGQEWASRIDFIYPVFSAETRTAKVRLTLSNPGGALKPQMFTNVEIRIDMGRKLMIPDSAVMDTGKGQVVYVDRGNGFFEPREIRTGLRADGAVEVLRGLKAGEKVASSANFLIDSEAQLKGIKPLSNPK
- a CDS encoding ABC transporter permease, whose protein sequence is MIFLILGLFVGVATVVSLLSITETMTRDVEDRLDRFGANIVMVPRSDNLSLSYGGITVGDVSYQTVEFDESRLKDIRQIENARNVGIISPKTIGTATLKDRKVLLVGVDFKSELALKTWWQLDGEAPSAVNELIVGADAAEALRVVPGENVIIAKRGFVVAAILQRTGASEDGIIMGDLHEIQEILHKQGKVSLVEIAAFCRGCPVSEIVLQIAEKFPDARVTALEQVVMSKMQSVEMFRSFSYGIATLVSAIGALLVFVTMMGAVNERTREIGIFRAIGFRQGHIMQIVLMEAFIIGLISGLLGFIGGSMITWVVVPLILKGGSAPILNLGLGGISILLGVSLSLVAGLYPARKASRLDPSEALRAL
- a CDS encoding ABC transporter ATP-binding protein; the protein is MEQDRHLIEIRGIGKNYQAGDTLVHAIREMNFYVDDGEFVGIMGQSGSGKSTLLSVIGGLNHPTKGSVCVDTLDVYGLTSEQRADFRSEYLGIVFQSFQLIPYLTVVENVKLPMAVTGIKDKEQQKRALQILERVGLENKARRLPDQLSGGEQERVAIARALVNQPPILLADEPTGNLDTETAESVMALLTALNDEGQTIIMVTHNPGVTRFASRTIHVKDGLVFLDEACGKN